In Saimiri boliviensis isolate mSaiBol1 chromosome 12, mSaiBol1.pri, whole genome shotgun sequence, one genomic interval encodes:
- the NDUFAB1 gene encoding acyl carrier protein, mitochondrial, whose amino-acid sequence MASRVLFSCVRRLPAAFAPLPRVSLLAAAQPFSTALCSTGTRTRPGPSQPASVLAQVPGGVTQLCRQYCEAPPLTLEGIQDRVLYVLKLYDKIDPEKLSVNSHFMKDLGLDSLDQVEIIMAMEDEFGFEIPDLDAEKLMCPQEIVDYIADKKDVYE is encoded by the exons ATGGCGTCTCGTGTCCTTTTCTCCTGTGTCCGTCGCCTGCCTGCGGCCTTCGCGCCGCTGCCCCGGGTCTCCCTGCTAGCCGCCGCCCAGCCTTTCAGCACCGCTCTGTGCTCCACAGGGACCCGGACGAGGCCTGGGCCTTCGCAGCCGGCCTCGGTGCTCGCGCAG GTTCCGGGTGGAGTTACACAGTTGTGCCGCCAGTATTGCGAAGCACCCCCTTTGACATTAGAGGGCATCCAGGACCGTGTTCTTTACGTATTGAAACTCTATGACAAGATTGACCCAGAGAAG CTTTCCGtaaattctcattttatgaaaGACCTGGGCTTAGACAGTTTGGACCAAGTGGAGATTATCATGGCCATGGAAGACGAATTTG ggtttGAAATTCCTGATTTAGATGCAGAAAAGTTAATGTGTCCACAAGAAATTGTAGATTACATTGCAGATAAGAAGGATGTATATGAATAA